One genomic region from Labilithrix sp. encodes:
- a CDS encoding glucose 1-dehydrogenase: MPVSISLEGKVAIVTGASRGIGEAIARSFAANGAKVVLASRKIEGLTAVAESIGSDRAIAVAAHTGKEEDCVRLVATAVEKLGKVDVLVNNAATNPYFGPMLDIDEGAWDKTFEVNTKGYFWMTREVAKHLRAREAPGSVIHMASVAGLIASPAQAVYGMTKAAIISMTKTLAYELAPNKIRVNAIAPGFVDTRFAAAVLKNDALLDEVIRMTPLRRYAKPDEIAGAALYLASDAASYVTGHTLAVDGGMTIA; this comes from the coding sequence ATGCCGGTCTCCATCTCGCTCGAAGGGAAAGTCGCGATCGTCACGGGTGCGAGCCGCGGGATCGGCGAGGCGATCGCGCGATCGTTCGCGGCGAACGGCGCGAAGGTCGTCCTCGCCTCGCGGAAGATCGAGGGGCTCACCGCGGTCGCGGAGTCGATCGGCTCGGATCGCGCGATCGCAGTCGCGGCCCACACCGGCAAGGAGGAGGACTGCGTGCGCCTCGTCGCGACCGCGGTCGAGAAGCTCGGAAAGGTCGACGTCCTCGTCAACAACGCGGCGACGAACCCGTACTTCGGGCCGATGCTCGACATCGACGAGGGCGCCTGGGACAAGACGTTCGAGGTCAACACGAAGGGCTATTTCTGGATGACGCGCGAGGTCGCGAAGCACCTCCGCGCGCGCGAGGCGCCGGGGTCGGTCATCCACATGGCGAGCGTCGCCGGCCTCATCGCGTCGCCCGCGCAGGCGGTCTACGGGATGACGAAGGCCGCGATCATCTCGATGACGAAGACGCTCGCGTACGAGCTCGCGCCGAACAAGATCCGCGTGAACGCGATCGCGCCCGGCTTCGTCGACACGAGGTTCGCGGCCGCGGTCCTCAAGAACGACGCGCTCCTCGACGAGGTCATCCGGATGACGCCGCTCCGCCGCTACGCCAAGCCCGACGAGATCGCCGGCGCCGCGCTCTACCTCGCGTCCGACGCCGCGAGCTACGTGACGGGGCACACCCTCGCGGTCGACGGAGGCATGACGATCGCGTGA
- a CDS encoding acetyl-CoA carboxylase carboxyltransferase subunit alpha, with the protein MASHVLPFEKPIVELVARVKELRALAENDKKFEQELRRLEAQCGKLARELFADLSPWQKVQLSRHPNRPYTLDFVPYLFTDFQELHGDRVFGDDAAIVAGLARFHGRSVVVVGHQKGRGAKENVKRNFGMPHPEGYRKARRMYDLASRFGLPIFTFIDTPGAYPGLGAEERGQSEAIGACLAAMSRATVPIIATIVGEGGSGGALALGVANRVHVLEYGTYSVITPEGCASILWRDGAKADEAASRLRMTAPELLKLGVVDRVIEEPAGGAHQDPALAARAVDLSLRETLAELLERTPDELVRDRYDRFRALGAFLGGA; encoded by the coding sequence TTGGCGTCGCACGTCCTTCCCTTCGAGAAGCCGATCGTCGAGCTCGTGGCCCGGGTGAAGGAGCTGCGTGCGCTCGCGGAGAACGACAAGAAATTCGAGCAGGAGCTGCGGCGCCTCGAGGCACAGTGCGGCAAACTTGCGCGCGAGCTGTTCGCGGACCTCTCTCCCTGGCAAAAGGTCCAGCTCTCGCGTCATCCCAACCGGCCCTACACGCTCGACTTCGTCCCGTACCTGTTCACGGACTTCCAGGAGCTGCACGGCGATCGCGTCTTCGGCGACGACGCGGCGATCGTCGCGGGCCTCGCGCGCTTCCACGGGCGGAGCGTCGTCGTCGTCGGCCATCAGAAGGGCCGCGGCGCGAAGGAGAACGTGAAGCGGAACTTCGGGATGCCGCACCCGGAGGGCTATCGCAAGGCGCGCCGGATGTACGATCTCGCCTCGCGCTTCGGCCTCCCGATCTTCACCTTCATCGACACGCCGGGCGCGTACCCGGGCCTCGGCGCGGAGGAGCGCGGGCAGAGCGAGGCGATCGGCGCGTGCCTCGCGGCGATGTCGCGCGCCACCGTCCCGATCATCGCGACGATCGTCGGCGAAGGCGGCAGCGGCGGCGCGCTCGCGCTCGGCGTCGCGAACCGCGTCCACGTCCTCGAGTACGGCACGTACAGCGTCATCACGCCGGAGGGCTGCGCGTCGATCCTCTGGCGCGACGGCGCGAAGGCGGACGAGGCCGCGTCGCGCCTGCGCATGACGGCGCCGGAGCTCCTGAAGCTCGGCGTCGTCGACCGCGTGATCGAGGAGCCTGCGGGCGGCGCGCATCAGGACCCCGCCCTCGCGGCGAGGGCGGTCGACCTCTCCCTCCGCGAGACGCTGGCCGAGCTCCTCGAGCGCACGCCCGACGAGCTCGTCCGCGATCGCTACGACCGCTTCCGCGCGCTCGGCGCCTTCCTCGGCGGCGCCTGA